One genomic segment of Amycolatopsis sp. Hca4 includes these proteins:
- a CDS encoding M20 family metallopeptidase: MSLRSDAAALLDDLVGLRRDLHRIPEIGLHLPRTQERVLAALDGLPLEITLGKNLSSITAVLRGARPGGTVLLRGDMDALPVTEASDEEFSSTLDGAMHACGHDLHTAGLVGAARLLAARRQDLAGDVVFMFQPGEEGWNGAGHMIDEGVLTASGRQADAAYGLHVSAASYAKGHFVARPGTLMAASGALEVRVKGDGGHGSSPHDARDPIPAACEMVTALQTMVTRTFDVFDPVVVTVGSFHAGTRRNIIPDDAVFEATLRSFSPEVAARVGERAVQVCRGIAQAHGLDIDITYEPEYPATVNDAGAYDFVAATIRDVFGEDRFTEMADPITGSEDFSRVLDRVPGAYLFLGACPGDPATAPDNHSPRARFDDHVLGDGAALLAELAVRRLALLAG, from the coding sequence ATGAGCCTGCGATCCGATGCCGCCGCCCTGCTCGACGACCTGGTCGGCCTGCGCCGCGACCTGCACCGCATCCCCGAGATCGGCCTCCACCTGCCGCGCACCCAGGAGCGCGTCCTCGCCGCCCTCGACGGCCTGCCGCTCGAAATCACCCTCGGCAAGAACCTGTCGTCGATCACCGCCGTCCTCCGCGGCGCCCGGCCCGGCGGCACCGTCCTCCTGCGCGGCGACATGGACGCGCTCCCGGTCACCGAGGCCAGCGACGAGGAGTTCTCTTCGACCCTCGACGGCGCCATGCACGCCTGCGGCCACGACCTCCACACGGCGGGCCTGGTCGGCGCGGCCCGCCTGCTCGCCGCCCGCCGGCAGGACCTCGCCGGCGACGTCGTCTTCATGTTCCAGCCCGGCGAAGAAGGCTGGAACGGCGCCGGCCACATGATCGACGAAGGCGTGCTGACGGCGTCCGGCAGGCAGGCCGACGCCGCGTACGGCTTGCACGTCTCCGCCGCGAGCTACGCCAAGGGCCACTTCGTCGCCCGCCCGGGCACGCTGATGGCGGCGTCGGGCGCGCTCGAAGTCCGGGTCAAGGGCGACGGCGGCCACGGCTCGTCCCCGCACGACGCCCGCGACCCGATCCCGGCGGCCTGCGAGATGGTCACCGCGCTGCAGACGATGGTCACCCGCACCTTCGACGTCTTCGACCCGGTCGTGGTCACCGTCGGCTCGTTCCACGCCGGCACCCGCCGCAACATCATCCCGGACGACGCGGTCTTCGAAGCCACGCTGCGGTCGTTCTCGCCGGAGGTCGCGGCCCGGGTCGGCGAGCGCGCGGTGCAGGTCTGCCGCGGCATCGCCCAGGCACACGGCCTCGACATCGACATCACCTACGAACCCGAGTACCCCGCGACGGTCAACGATGCCGGCGCCTACGACTTCGTCGCCGCCACCATCCGCGACGTCTTCGGCGAGGACCGCTTCACCGAGATGGCCGATCCGATCACCGGTTCGGAGGACTTCTCCCGTGTCCTGGACCGGGTTCCGGGCGCGTACCTGTTCCTCGGTGCCTGCCCGGGCGACCCGGCGACCGCCCCGGACAACCACTCGCCGCGGGCCCGGTTCGACGATCATGTGCTCGGCGACGGCGCCGCGCTGCTGGCCGAACTCGCCGTCCGCCGGCTCGCGCTCCTGGCCGGGTGA
- a CDS encoding sodium:solute symporter gives MILAFTLAGIALIGVLGFVGRRRPAADLAEWTVGGRRFGAVTMWFLQAGEVFTTFTFLGMAGLAFSGGVAAMYALPYVPIAYVVLFFLAKRLWTLGKERGYLTQGDFLEDRYRSRTLGTLSAVLGVVFVLPYLQLQITGLGLIVRLVTGDTASGTLSMVAGSVLVVAFVLWAGLRGVAATSYFKDGIMLVALVVLIIAVPTHFAGGIPAVFRKVEQLHPEKLFLHSGPNDHVWFVTSMLVSAIGVGLMTLPHSWPALMSARDPKVLRRNYAWMPVYELCLLLPMVIGFAAILVVPEGSDPNGVLLTLSKDALPGWVTGIVVVAATATAMVPAAGILIGISSLVARNIVRVRSGRRQFWINHGTVVVASTLALVLGIFRPDLLANLLLLTYSGSVQLAPANLLGFLRRVPVGAGPVLAGLVAGELAVLWLTFVDTQLVGTVNVGLVGLGVNVVVLASAAVVAPRKTALVEAA, from the coding sequence ATGATCCTCGCCTTCACCCTCGCGGGCATCGCGCTGATCGGCGTCCTCGGCTTCGTCGGCCGCCGCCGTCCGGCCGCGGACCTGGCCGAGTGGACCGTCGGCGGCCGCCGCTTCGGCGCCGTGACGATGTGGTTCCTGCAGGCGGGGGAGGTGTTCACCACCTTCACCTTCCTCGGCATGGCCGGCCTCGCCTTCTCCGGCGGCGTCGCCGCGATGTACGCGCTGCCGTACGTCCCGATCGCCTACGTCGTGCTGTTCTTCCTCGCGAAACGCCTGTGGACGCTGGGCAAGGAGCGCGGCTACCTCACCCAGGGCGACTTCCTCGAGGACCGCTACCGCAGCCGCACGCTCGGGACGCTGTCCGCCGTGCTCGGCGTGGTGTTCGTGCTGCCGTACCTGCAGCTGCAGATCACCGGGCTCGGGCTGATCGTCCGGCTGGTCACCGGCGACACCGCGTCCGGGACCTTGAGCATGGTGGCCGGCAGCGTGCTGGTGGTCGCGTTCGTGCTGTGGGCCGGCTTGCGCGGCGTGGCGGCGACGTCGTACTTCAAGGACGGCATCATGCTCGTCGCGCTGGTGGTGCTGATCATCGCCGTGCCGACGCACTTCGCCGGCGGCATTCCCGCGGTGTTCCGCAAGGTCGAGCAGCTGCACCCGGAGAAGTTGTTCCTCCACAGTGGACCGAACGACCACGTCTGGTTCGTGACCAGCATGCTGGTCAGCGCGATCGGCGTCGGGCTGATGACGCTGCCGCACTCGTGGCCGGCGCTGATGTCCGCGCGCGACCCGAAGGTGCTGCGCCGCAACTACGCCTGGATGCCGGTGTACGAGCTGTGCCTGCTGCTGCCGATGGTCATCGGGTTCGCGGCGATCCTCGTGGTACCCGAAGGGAGCGACCCGAATGGAGTATTGCTGACGCTCTCGAAGGACGCCTTGCCCGGGTGGGTGACGGGGATCGTGGTGGTCGCCGCGACGGCCACCGCGATGGTGCCGGCGGCGGGGATCCTGATCGGCATCTCCTCGCTGGTGGCCCGGAACATCGTGCGCGTCCGCAGCGGCCGCCGTCAGTTCTGGATCAACCACGGCACGGTTGTGGTCGCGAGTACGCTGGCCCTCGTGCTCGGCATCTTCCGGCCGGATCTGCTGGCCAACCTGCTGTTGCTGACCTATTCGGGCTCGGTCCAGCTGGCGCCGGCCAACCTGCTGGGGTTCCTGCGGCGCGTGCCGGTCGGCGCGGGCCCGGTGCTGGCCGGGCTGGTCGCCGGCGAGCTCGCGGTGCTCTGGCTGACCTTTGTGGACACT